In one Penaeus chinensis breed Huanghai No. 1 chromosome 33, ASM1920278v2, whole genome shotgun sequence genomic region, the following are encoded:
- the LOC125043064 gene encoding uncharacterized protein LOC125043064, whose amino-acid sequence MPVACSSSGISLLVSVYSRGFEYHLKHLEETLQLLIVAGLKLNPEKCTIAPTSLNFLGLAISPEGVAPNREKVVVIMETPAPRTIKEVRCVLGATGFFKKHTEGYANNAAPLHLILKKGQRWKWEEEQQQAFVKLKGKLATAPVLKQPDFTRPFELHTDASSLAFGAVHQRYDQGAITYYSRKLRDPKSRYPVCEALAVVKCVRVFNPYLYGPAHQVTANDENEIRYKEGPTNYVADLLSHQVAPVDINKLSAEKLAKEQYKDFKFKDILCYLQEETSQGRQKPSLSHLVRMRPPPGEPTKPNKKLPMSLSDLDLKDGILYRLRHLPERVSMDILDVSQVTMKWVLTIVDQPIHFIHIVPMKDITASRVHKAFLDHWVTYFGSPLIIQTDSGRQFQIFNELVELLQSSHHYTIRYPRQANGLVERTNQVVNSEISCWRSPKYLKGSGLPGVQLSTLQGTHKDLDSGKILQAYLNHLRPYPLPLELSYANDAAPEVEDEPVSDNPWVAVLTSCVQDPAFSHTEMRCDISCSHLETLFHCAFGLVPHRKKEWCYELVGTSVPESSGLVILA is encoded by the exons ATGCCTGTTGCTTGTTCCAGTTCTGGCATCTCCCTTTTGGTCTCA GTATACTCTAGGGGTTTTGAATACCACTTGAAGCATTTGGAAGAAACATTACAATTGCTAATAGTTGCTGGCTTAAAGTTAAATCCAGAGAAGTGCACCATCGCTCCCACAAGCCTCAACTTCCTAGGATTAGCTATCTCTCCTGAAGGTGTGGCACCAAATCGTGAGAAAGTAGTTGTGATCATGGAGACACCAGCACCAAGGACCATTAAAGAAGTCCGATGTGTTCTTGGGGCAACAGGTTTCTTCAAGAAACACACAGAAGGTTATGCCAACAATGCCGCCCCACTTCACCTAATATTGAAAAAGGGACAACgatggaaatgggaggaagaacagCAACAGGCTTTTGTTAAACTAAAAGGAAAGCTTGCTACAGCACCTGTTCTAAAGCAGCCAGACTTCACACGACCGTTTGAACTCCATACTGATGCTAGTAGTCTTGCCTTTGGAGCTGTCCATCAGAGGTATGACCAAGGAGCCATCACGTATTATAGCAGGAAGCTGAGGGATCCTAAATCACGATATCCGGTTTGTGAAGCCCTAGCAGTGGTTAAATGTGTCAGGGTGTTCAACCCTTATTTGTATGGCC CAGCACACCAAGTCACCGCGAATGACGAGAATGAAATTAGGTATAAGGAAGGTCCCACAAACTATGTGGCTGACTTACTGTCACATCAAGTTGCTcctgtagatataaataaactgTCTGCCGAGAAACTTGCCAAGGAACAGTACAAGGATTTCAAGTTTAAAGATATACTGTGTTATCTACAAGAAGAAACCTCTCAGGGTCGTcaaaagccttcattgtcacaccTCGTTCGGatgcggcctcctcctgggg aACCCACAAAGCCTAATAAGAAGCTGCCAATGTCTCTGTCTGACCTTGATCTAAAGGATGGAATCCTATACCGTTTGAGGCACCTGCCAG AACGAGTTTCAATGGATATTCTGGATGTAAGTCAAGTGACAATGAAGTGGGTTTTAACCATTGTTGACCAACCTATCCACTTCATTCATATTGTCCCAATGAAGGATATCACTGCTTCCAGAGTACACAAAGCTTTCTTGGACCACTGGGTGACCTATTTTGGTTCACCTCTTATCATCCAAACTGATAGTGGGAGGCAATTTCAGATATTCAATGAACTTGTTGAGCTGCTCCAGTCCTCACACCACTACACAATTCGATACCCCCGTCAGGCAAATGGGCTTGTAGAGCGTACAAACCAGGTTGTGAACTCTGAGATCAGTTGTTGGAGATCGCCCAAGTACCTG AAAGGCTCAGGACTACCCGGCGTGCAGCTGTCAACGCTTCAGGGGACGCACAAG GATCTTGACTCTGGAAAGATTCTACAAGCTTACCTAAACCACCTTCGACCTTACCCTCTACCACTAGAACTGTCTTATGCTAATGATGCTGCTCCAGAAGTTGAGGATGAACCAGTGAGTGACAACCCTTGGGTTGCAGTCCTGACATCTTGTGTACAAGATCCTGCCTTTTCACACACTGAAATGAGGTGTGATATTAGCTGCAGTCATTTAGAGACATTGTTTCACTGTGCCTTTGGCTTAGTGCCACACAGGAAAAAGGAATGGTGTTATGAATTGGTAGGGACCTCAGTGCCAGAGAGTTCCGGTCTAGTCATTCTGGCTTGA